A genomic stretch from Deltaproteobacteria bacterium includes:
- a CDS encoding sensor domain-containing diguanylate cyclase, whose translation MASFDTTGLSRCAIDFPLDITPDEIGSLSGAVNTLLKSSYLLGTSLEIVHTFQSLFDIAEEIAGVESCGFLARPDDRSGPWEIRCSRHVESSPSPEQLTLLLAPASLGVQFQKPVLLDSKTEPAFQPVCDAWSSRSLVSFPLRKDREIVGALVFGKRSSHPFTPTQVKLLWVLGMQAENRLQQSESVKTPSFYSFIDPLTHLYNWGYFNHQVEKEILRARRNGESFSLLTLDLDGFRAYNDRFLQSAGNIALQEFAGILSGSVREVDTVARLGGDEFGILLLEGNTDGAQALAQRIIQRFQRHLLPGDKEARTERLSVSIGVASFPSDSFDKADLVNKADRALHIARSKGGGQVLAFHDTTNGGGVKNTLQDLPIQKIYEAGRSVVDMDKFLEILLFTGMQGLSAGRGSIVVKDAEGDFTLRAAIGFSRHEEHITASGRFRAGPITTWVVDHQLPLVVSKPEDSPFAGPFKKNGYLTESFLSIPLTHHG comes from the coding sequence ATGGCATCGTTCGACACCACGGGGCTTTCTCGCTGTGCCATCGACTTCCCGCTCGACATCACTCCCGACGAGATCGGTTCCCTCTCCGGCGCGGTCAACACCCTCCTGAAAAGCAGTTACCTCCTCGGAACGTCCCTCGAGATCGTGCACACCTTCCAATCCCTGTTCGACATCGCCGAGGAGATCGCCGGCGTCGAGAGCTGCGGGTTCCTGGCCCGCCCCGACGACCGCTCCGGTCCGTGGGAAATCCGGTGCAGCCGCCACGTGGAGTCCTCTCCTTCACCCGAACAGCTGACCCTCCTCCTCGCCCCGGCGTCCCTGGGAGTGCAGTTCCAGAAACCGGTCCTCCTCGATTCGAAGACGGAACCGGCCTTCCAACCGGTCTGCGATGCGTGGTCCTCCCGATCCCTCGTCTCCTTCCCGTTGCGGAAAGACCGGGAGATCGTCGGCGCGCTCGTCTTCGGAAAGCGATCGTCGCACCCTTTCACGCCCACACAGGTAAAGCTCCTCTGGGTCCTCGGGATGCAGGCCGAGAACCGGCTGCAGCAGAGCGAGTCGGTGAAGACGCCCTCCTTCTACTCCTTCATCGACCCGTTGACGCACCTCTACAACTGGGGATACTTCAACCATCAGGTGGAAAAGGAGATCCTCCGCGCCCGCCGCAACGGGGAGTCGTTCAGCCTCCTGACGCTCGACCTGGACGGTTTCAGGGCGTACAACGACCGCTTCCTCCAGTCCGCGGGCAACATCGCCCTGCAAGAGTTCGCCGGCATCCTGAGCGGCTCCGTGCGGGAGGTCGACACGGTGGCGCGCCTGGGCGGGGACGAATTCGGCATCCTCCTCCTGGAAGGGAACACCGACGGGGCGCAAGCCCTGGCGCAACGGATCATCCAGCGGTTCCAGCGGCACCTTCTGCCGGGGGACAAGGAGGCCCGGACCGAGCGGCTGTCGGTCAGCATCGGCGTGGCGTCGTTCCCCTCCGACTCCTTCGACAAGGCCGACCTGGTCAACAAGGCGGACCGCGCGCTCCACATCGCCAGGAGCAAGGGTGGCGGCCAGGTCCTCGCCTTCCACGATACGACCAATGGCGGGGGCGTGAAAAACACCCTCCAGGACCTTCCGATCCAGAAGATCTACGAAGCGGGCCGCTCCGTGGTCGACATGGACAAGTTCCTGGAGATCCTCCTGTTCACCGGCATGCAGGGGCTCTCCGCGGGACGCGGCTCCATCGTCGTCAAGGACGCGGAGGGCGACTTCACCCTGCGCGCGGCGATCGGCTTTTCCCGGCACGAGGAACATATTACCGCTTCGGGGAGGTTTCGTGCCGGCCCGATCACCACGTGGGTGGTGGACCACCAGTTGCCGCTGGTCGTCTCCAAGCCGGAGGACTCCCCGTTCGCGGGACCCTTCAAGAAGAACGGGTACCTGACGGAATCGTTCCTTTCGATCCCGCTGACGCACCACGGCC
- a CDS encoding tetratricopeptide repeat protein has protein sequence MRRSKIMVACWIVAAVFFGSCDRSPEAKLAKHVKRGDEYVKEEKFKEAVIEYKNAVKAVPKDSAAHWKLAKASIEAKDIRTAFAELQKTVELDPNNFEALGKLGEIYVMAGKTDEATQIADNLVKSRPNDPQGYILQSGLAVRAGKVDEGIAKLKKAAELDPKRIRTLLTIGNMYLLKKDRKGAQEWYDKALAADPNSVDVHVTRGNFFFASGERDEGEKEYRKAIELSKEKENLRIALAEHYLYQGRMEESEKELNAIIKEMNSQKARKVLAEIKLETGKVADAKPIVDQILKENHKDLDGKYLKGRIALAEKRLDDAKALFGEVVKQDAGMARARLYNGLTDIQLGQIEMGRKEIDEAVKLDPGNARAQLLLGEVSLRMGAPAAAEKAALEVLRRNPSNALAAVLLADSFLARKEWKKAEQIYQAMITQLPKSPVGYLKMGLSRKLQGKPKDAAEFFAQAVEKNPKDLTAINEYIFALAAGKDTAKAKKVLDETVAKEPKNPLLWDMVGRFQMASGKPTEAEAAFLKSIELAPEFTAPYYQLGVIYAAQKKFPEAEKRLEKVIEKNDKNVGAHTLLGMVLNSEGKIEAANKEYRKVLTLSPKHPLAANNLASNLADGGGNLDEALKFAQVAREAVPEDPSVGDTLGWIYYKKGLTDTAYPLIADAAGKLKTNASIRYHLGMVLAKKGRNKEAAAELKAALALDPKFPGADEAKKTLAGLK, from the coding sequence ATGCGGCGTTCGAAAATCATGGTGGCGTGCTGGATCGTTGCGGCGGTGTTCTTCGGTTCCTGCGATCGGTCCCCGGAAGCGAAGCTGGCCAAACATGTCAAGCGCGGCGATGAATATGTGAAGGAAGAGAAGTTCAAGGAAGCGGTGATCGAATACAAAAACGCCGTCAAGGCGGTCCCGAAAGATTCCGCGGCGCACTGGAAGCTGGCGAAAGCGTCGATCGAGGCGAAGGACATCCGGACGGCGTTCGCCGAGCTGCAGAAGACGGTGGAGCTCGACCCGAACAATTTCGAGGCGCTCGGGAAGCTGGGCGAGATCTACGTGATGGCCGGGAAGACGGACGAGGCGACGCAGATCGCCGACAACCTCGTGAAGAGCCGGCCGAACGATCCGCAGGGGTACATCCTCCAGTCCGGCCTCGCCGTGCGCGCCGGGAAGGTGGACGAGGGGATCGCGAAGCTGAAAAAGGCCGCCGAGCTCGACCCGAAGCGGATCCGCACGCTGCTGACCATCGGCAACATGTACCTGTTGAAGAAGGACCGGAAGGGCGCGCAGGAGTGGTACGACAAGGCGCTCGCCGCCGATCCGAACTCCGTGGATGTTCACGTGACGCGTGGGAACTTCTTCTTCGCCTCGGGCGAGCGGGACGAGGGGGAGAAGGAGTACCGGAAGGCGATCGAGCTGTCGAAGGAGAAGGAGAACCTCCGGATCGCGCTGGCGGAGCATTACCTCTACCAGGGGCGGATGGAGGAGAGCGAGAAGGAGCTGAACGCGATCATCAAGGAGATGAACTCCCAGAAGGCGCGGAAAGTCCTGGCCGAGATCAAGCTCGAAACGGGGAAGGTGGCCGACGCCAAGCCGATCGTCGACCAGATCCTCAAGGAGAACCACAAGGACCTGGACGGCAAGTATCTCAAAGGGAGGATCGCCCTCGCGGAAAAGCGGCTGGACGACGCGAAGGCGCTCTTCGGGGAGGTCGTGAAGCAGGACGCCGGGATGGCGCGCGCGCGGCTCTACAACGGGTTGACCGATATTCAATTGGGCCAGATCGAGATGGGGAGGAAAGAGATCGACGAGGCGGTGAAGCTCGACCCGGGGAACGCGCGGGCCCAGCTCCTGCTCGGGGAAGTCTCGCTGCGAATGGGCGCACCGGCGGCGGCGGAGAAGGCGGCGCTCGAGGTGCTGCGGCGCAACCCGTCGAACGCGCTGGCGGCGGTCCTCCTTGCCGACTCGTTCCTGGCGAGGAAGGAATGGAAGAAGGCGGAGCAGATCTACCAGGCGATGATCACGCAGCTGCCGAAGAGCCCAGTCGGCTACCTGAAGATGGGGCTGTCGCGGAAGCTGCAGGGGAAGCCGAAGGATGCGGCGGAATTCTTCGCCCAGGCGGTCGAGAAGAACCCGAAGGACCTGACGGCGATCAACGAGTACATCTTCGCGCTGGCGGCGGGGAAGGATACGGCGAAGGCGAAGAAGGTGCTGGACGAGACGGTGGCGAAGGAGCCGAAGAACCCGCTGCTGTGGGACATGGTGGGGCGGTTCCAGATGGCTTCCGGGAAGCCGACCGAGGCGGAGGCGGCGTTCCTCAAGAGCATCGAGCTGGCGCCGGAGTTCACGGCTCCGTACTACCAGCTGGGCGTGATCTACGCGGCGCAGAAGAAGTTCCCGGAGGCGGAAAAGCGCCTTGAGAAGGTCATCGAGAAGAACGACAAGAACGTCGGCGCGCACACACTGCTCGGGATGGTGCTCAACTCCGAGGGGAAGATCGAGGCGGCGAACAAGGAGTACCGGAAGGTGTTGACGCTCTCGCCGAAGCACCCGCTGGCGGCGAACAACCTGGCGTCGAACCTGGCCGACGGCGGCGGGAACCTCGACGAGGCGTTGAAGTTCGCCCAGGTCGCCCGGGAGGCGGTGCCCGAGGACCCGAGTGTGGGGGACACCCTCGGCTGGATCTATTACAAGAAGGGGTTGACCGACACCGCCTACCCCCTGATCGCGGACGCAGCGGGAAAGTTGAAGACCAACGCCTCCATCCGCTACCACCTCGGGATGGTCCTGGCGAAGAAGGGGAGGAACAAGGAAGCGGCCGCCGAGCTGAAAGCCGCGCTGGCCTTGGACCCGAAGTTCCCCGGCGCCGACGAGGCGAAGAAAACCTTGGCCGGACTGAAGTAA